Proteins encoded in a region of the Drosophila busckii strain San Diego stock center, stock number 13000-0081.31 chromosome 2L, ASM1175060v1, whole genome shotgun sequence genome:
- the LOC108598278 gene encoding phospholipase A1 member A produces MHEFNCTNSTLQSALSFAQNIVAEAVAAGQNQTQVYVTDSCLEKPYRCPHPKIQFYLYTRRTQEQPEFLDVLDPNSLYFTHFNPRHPTKIIIHGFGGGRSLSPSPDLREAYFAVGDYNIIIVDYSNAVKEPCLSQMEWAPRFGSLCIAQLVKYLARHPRGTQPDDLHFIGYSVGAHIAGLVANHLKPEEGKLGRITALDPTIFFYAGANNSRDLDSSDAHFVDVMHTGAGILGQWHSSGHADFYVNGGTRQPACVGSATLFQTLACDHTKVTPYFIESITSTRGFYAGPCPNLFTYLIGWCEPKDSEYVLMGEHCSHKARGNYYVTTNAKAPFARGFPGKGRANGEYQGVRRR; encoded by the exons ttgcacaAAACATTGTCGCTGAGGCGGTGGCGGCGGGTCAAAACCAAACGCAGGTCTATGTAACGGATTCTTGCCTGGAGAAGCCCTATCGATGTCCACACCCGAAGATCCAGTTCTATTTGTATACGCGACGCACGCAGGAGCAGCCCGAGTTCCTCGACGTGCTCGATCCAAATTCTTTGTATTTTACGCACTTTAATCCGCGTCATCCCACCAAGATTATCATACATGGCTTTGGCGGCGGACGCTCGCTCAGTCCCAGTCCGGACTTGCGCGAAGCCTACTTTGCCGTTGGGGATTACAACATCATCATTGTGGACTATTCCAATGCGGTGAAGGAGCCTTGCTTGAGTCAAATGGAATGGGCGCCGCGCTTTGGCAGCTTATGCATTGCTCAGCTGGTCAAGTATCTGGCGCGTCATCCACGTGGCACGCAGCCGGATGATCTTCATTTCATTGGCTACAGCGTGGGTGCGCACATTGCCGGCTTGGTAGCCAATCATCTAAAGCCCGAGGAGGGCAAACTGGGCCGCATCACCGCTCTCGATCCCACAATTTTCTTCTATGCCGGCGCCAACAATTCCCGCGATCTGGACTCCTCCGATGCGCATTTTGTCGATGTTATGCATACGGGTGCGGGCATCTTGGGCCAGTGGCACTCCAGCGGACATGCGGACTTCTATGTCAATGGGGGAACCAGGCAGCCCGCCTGCGTTGGCTCCGCTACTTTGTTTC aaACTTTGGCCTGCGATCATACAAAG GTTACGCCCTATTTCATCGAATCAATTACCAGCACTCGTGGCTTCTATGCGGGTCCCTGTCCTAATCTGTTTACCTATCTGATAGGCTGGTGTGAGCCCAAGGATTCGGAATATGTGCTCATGGGCGAGCATTGCTCACACAA AGCTCGAGGCAATTATTATGTAACCACCAATGCCAAGGCGCCGTTTGCTCGAGGATTTCCGGGCAAAGGACGCGCCAATGGTGAATATCAGGGCGTGCGGCGACGATAG